In the genome of Plasmodium yoelii strain 17X genome assembly, chromosome: 14, one region contains:
- a CDS encoding vacuolar iron transporter, putative: protein MGKQKIIDARKAYYEGDIEKSKEIHSHYHNLDKHAEHHSLDKDHLKTIIFGSLDGIITIFAIVSGCVGANITPAQVIIIGVGNLFANAISMGFSEYTSSTAQIDFMLAERQREEWEIENCPTEEKQEMIDIYINKYKFDSKDARNLVEITFRNKHFFLEHMMSEELGLILTNEDKSEAFKKGILMFLSFCFFGMIPLFSYVLYNLFFSAENYTASFAVVFISTLITLFILGLFKSQFTTQKPIVCALSMVLNGSIAGMLPFLFGVLLKTNSGD, encoded by the exons atgggcaagcaaaaaataattgatgCTAGAAAGGCATACTATGAAGGGGACATTGAAAAGTCCAAAGAAATTCATAGTCACTATCATAATCTCGATAAACATGCTGAACATCATAGTCTTGATAAAGATCATTTAAAAACTATCATATTTGGAAGTTTAGATGGAATAATTACAATTTTTGCAATTGTTTCCGGTTGTGTTGGTGCTAATATAACACCTGCACAAGTCATAATTATTGGAGTTGGTAATTTATTTGCAAATGCAATTTCTATGGGTTTTAGCGAATATACTAGTTCAACAGCTCAAATAGATTTTATGTTAGCAGAAAGACAAAGAGAAGAATGGGAAATAGAAAATTGTCCAACCGAAGAAAAACAAGAAATGAtagatatttatattaataaatataaatttgataGTAAGGATGCAAGAAATTTAGTAGAAATAACTTTTAgaaataaacatttttttttagaacaTATGATGTCAGAAGAATTAGGTCTTATATTAACTAATGAAGATAAAAGTGAAGCATTTAAAAAGGGAATTTTAATGTTTTTaagtttttgttttttcggTATGATACCTCTATTTTCCTATGTTCTttacaatttattttttagtgcAGAAAATTATACTGCTTCTTTTGCCGTTGTTTTTATATCAACTCTCATcactttatttattttgggTCTATTCAAG TCTCAGTTTACCACCCAAAAGCCAATCGTGTGCGCTCTCAGTATGGTATTAAACGGGTCGATTGCTGGAATgcttccatttttatttgggGTTTTACTTAAAACAAACTCAGGcgattaa